In Pirellulales bacterium, one DNA window encodes the following:
- a CDS encoding biopolymer transporter ExbD encodes MARRKRHMQGDVELNLAAMLDMAFQLLAFFILTFRPAPAEGHIALRMPLPEPVTRIAEAVAAGNEAQNDSPVQGIETVVVTALSNAEGGIADLRIGEGEPTTSLPYLESQLQNIFSDPATPFDRVLLQVGSGLRYDHLMRLLDVCTRVKLPSGERLGKLSFVEVSEDFEGGP; translated from the coding sequence ATGGCGCGGCGCAAGCGACACATGCAAGGCGACGTCGAGCTGAACCTCGCCGCGATGCTCGATATGGCGTTTCAGTTGCTCGCCTTTTTTATTCTCACGTTTCGTCCGGCGCCGGCCGAAGGTCACATCGCGCTGCGGATGCCTCTGCCCGAGCCGGTAACGCGCATCGCCGAGGCCGTGGCCGCCGGCAACGAGGCCCAGAACGACAGCCCCGTGCAGGGGATCGAGACGGTCGTCGTGACCGCGCTCTCGAACGCCGAGGGGGGCATTGCCGACTTGCGCATCGGCGAAGGCGAACCCACGACCAGCTTGCCGTATCTCGAATCGCAACTCCAGAACATCTTCTCCGATCCCGCGACCCCGTTCGATCGTGTGCTGCTGCAGGTGGGATCGGGCTTGCGCTACGACCACTTGATGCGGCTGCTCGATGTCTGCACGCGGGTCAAATTGCCGTCGGGAGAACGGCTGGGCAAGCTGAGCTTTGTCGAAGTCTCCGAGGACTTCGAGGGCGGACCGTAG
- a CDS encoding terpene cyclase/mutase family protein, whose amino-acid sequence MRRFLRSLQEVSLAERWLVLRAWAETTGRWWLASLTGHLTLLTLVGIIVGSINEISKPEIEQFEMLDEAAAQPDIELQKFEVGNTPLDPTELSTESLTEFEAKPLEQDEQYNDASDIFEESGGGRPMEADDLNLGGAGMELFRDQPGPVLDGDGGVGIGIGTGENPGTGGSGHAFGGRGSGHRDKILAGATKASERAVAAALNWFALHQNTNGSWSIQNFGERCKHGHCNGPGLTQQSDVAATSLALLPFLAAGQTHQSKGPYQKHISRGLHWLVKQQLPNGDLAGNIPHQLYSHGLATITLCEAFGMTQDSWLKEPAQAAIRFIEQAQSTRDGGWRYHPGDPGDTSVVGWQVMALKSAQMAGLEVNVHTFDGARRFLDAASYGEYGGQFSYQPGGQETVPLTSVGLLCRQYMGARRGDPAMIEGTDVLMSHLPELKDRNIYYWYYASQVMHNQPGPKWEQWNRKMRRLLIDTQEKEGCEAGSWDPIAPELDRWGRQGGRLMVTSLSCLTLEIYYRYLPIYKISEKDQLAGDVPAKVENESANRPGSAAPPQ is encoded by the coding sequence GTGCGCCGTTTCCTTCGCTCACTGCAAGAAGTCTCGCTGGCCGAACGCTGGCTAGTGCTGCGCGCGTGGGCGGAGACGACCGGACGGTGGTGGTTGGCCAGCCTGACGGGGCACCTGACGCTGCTGACTTTGGTCGGCATCATCGTCGGCTCGATCAACGAGATATCGAAGCCCGAGATCGAACAGTTCGAGATGCTCGACGAGGCCGCCGCGCAACCCGATATCGAGTTGCAGAAGTTCGAGGTTGGCAACACGCCGCTCGATCCGACCGAGCTCAGCACCGAATCGCTCACGGAGTTCGAGGCGAAGCCCCTCGAACAAGATGAACAGTACAACGACGCTTCCGACATCTTCGAAGAGTCGGGAGGGGGCCGCCCGATGGAAGCCGACGACTTGAATCTCGGCGGCGCGGGCATGGAACTGTTCCGCGATCAGCCTGGCCCGGTGCTTGATGGTGACGGCGGTGTCGGCATCGGGATCGGCACGGGAGAAAACCCTGGCACGGGGGGCTCAGGGCACGCGTTTGGCGGGCGAGGGAGCGGCCATCGCGATAAGATCCTGGCCGGTGCTACCAAGGCCTCGGAGCGCGCCGTCGCCGCCGCGCTCAATTGGTTCGCCTTGCACCAGAACACGAACGGAAGCTGGTCGATCCAGAACTTTGGCGAACGCTGCAAGCACGGCCACTGCAACGGCCCGGGCTTGACCCAGCAAAGCGACGTCGCCGCCACTTCGCTCGCGCTACTGCCATTTCTGGCCGCGGGGCAGACGCATCAATCGAAGGGCCCCTACCAGAAGCACATCTCGCGTGGATTGCACTGGCTTGTCAAGCAGCAGCTCCCTAATGGCGACCTGGCCGGTAACATCCCGCACCAGTTGTACAGCCACGGCCTGGCCACGATCACGCTCTGCGAAGCATTCGGCATGACGCAAGATAGCTGGCTCAAGGAGCCGGCGCAGGCGGCCATCCGGTTCATCGAGCAAGCGCAGAGCACGCGCGACGGCGGCTGGCGTTATCACCCGGGCGATCCGGGTGATACGTCGGTGGTCGGCTGGCAGGTGATGGCGCTGAAGAGCGCGCAGATGGCTGGCCTCGAGGTCAATGTCCACACGTTCGACGGCGCGCGCCGATTTCTCGACGCTGCCAGCTACGGCGAATACGGCGGGCAGTTCTCGTATCAGCCGGGGGGGCAGGAGACGGTGCCCCTGACCTCGGTCGGACTGTTGTGCCGGCAGTATATGGGAGCGCGTCGCGGCGATCCGGCGATGATCGAAGGCACGGACGTGCTCATGTCGCACTTGCCCGAGCTCAAAGATCGCAACATCTACTACTGGTATTACGCCTCGCAGGTGATGCACAACCAGCCCGGCCCCAAATGGGAACAGTGGAATCGCAAGATGCGCCGCTTGTTGATCGACACGCAGGAAAAAGAAGGGTGCGAGGCTGGGAGTTGGGATCCCATCGCTCCCGAACTCGATCGCTGGGGCCGACAGGGTGGCCGGTTGATGGTGACGAGCCTCTCGTGCCTGACGCTCGAGATCTACTATCGCTATTTACCGATCTACAAGATCTCGGAGAAGGACCAATTGGCTGGAGACGTACCGGCCAAGGTCGAGAACGAATCCGCCAATCGGCCCGGCAGCGCCGCGCCCCCCCAATAG
- the def gene encoding peptide deformylase, whose translation MPVSYFDPFPYIDGLHHRTPTEWGKRGGETPIVRPRSSLLVGYWQHPQFLSRRTERSIVRIIQYPHPTLRHVSKDLRVVDAELRQIVAEMFDLMYEARGVGLAANQVDLPYRLFVANPEGEPSAKEAEFVFINPRFLERKGMAEGEEGCLSLPGLYAMVKRPDQVVINAYNLAGEEVKYELDGFFARIVQHECDHLDGVLFIDRLSPTGRMALSESLAEFELDFRSRQDRGEQPSDEEIAARISELEKART comes from the coding sequence ATGCCCGTTTCGTACTTCGACCCCTTTCCCTATATTGACGGTTTACACCACCGGACGCCAACCGAGTGGGGGAAGCGGGGCGGAGAGACGCCGATCGTCCGGCCCAGATCCTCGCTCTTGGTCGGCTATTGGCAGCACCCCCAATTTCTCTCGCGTCGGACGGAGCGCTCGATCGTGCGGATCATTCAATACCCTCATCCAACTTTGCGGCACGTCTCGAAGGACCTGCGCGTGGTGGATGCCGAGCTGCGCCAGATCGTGGCCGAGATGTTCGACCTGATGTACGAAGCCCGCGGCGTCGGTCTGGCGGCGAATCAGGTCGATCTCCCCTATCGCCTGTTCGTGGCCAATCCCGAGGGAGAACCCTCGGCCAAGGAAGCGGAGTTCGTGTTCATCAATCCGCGTTTCCTCGAGCGCAAGGGGATGGCCGAAGGAGAAGAGGGATGCCTCAGCCTGCCGGGGTTGTACGCCATGGTAAAGCGTCCCGATCAGGTGGTGATCAACGCCTACAATCTGGCTGGTGAAGAGGTGAAGTACGAGTTGGATGGTTTCTTCGCGCGGATCGTGCAGCACGAGTGCGACCATCTGGACGGCGTGTTGTTTATCGATCGACTCTCGCCGACTGGCCGCATGGCGCTCAGCGAATCGCTGGCCGAGTTCGAGCTCGACTTCCGCAGCCGCCAGGACCGCGGCGAGCAGCCGAGCGATGAAGAGATCGCCGCGCGGATCAGCGAACTCGAGAAGGCCCGGACCTGA
- the fmt gene encoding methionyl-tRNA formyltransferase has translation MRLVMMGTGPFAAPTFRALFDTSHEVVALVTQPPRPSHARGTPVESPLRPIAREHQTPIFDPESINTPESQAELARYRADLFVVADYGQILARETLALARLGGVNLHGSLLPRYRGAAPVAWAIFHGDLESGVTVIHMTPQLDAGPCLAQLKTPIGPDETSFELEARLAALGAPLVCQTIDQLQRGEETNLPQDPALATKARRLRKSDSVIDWSRPAPAIKNQVRALEPWPRNFTFWHRASGSPLRLIVGRCDAVAESSAATPGTVLAVDTEAVEVATGAGVLRIRELQPAGKRMLPAAEFARGYRIGPGDRLGPETP, from the coding sequence ATGCGATTGGTGATGATGGGAACCGGCCCGTTCGCGGCGCCGACGTTTCGTGCCCTGTTCGACACGTCCCACGAAGTGGTGGCGCTCGTGACGCAACCGCCGCGTCCGTCCCATGCGCGCGGGACTCCGGTCGAAAGCCCGCTGCGCCCCATCGCGCGCGAGCACCAGACGCCGATCTTCGATCCCGAGAGCATCAACACGCCCGAGTCGCAAGCCGAGCTCGCGCGGTACCGCGCCGACTTGTTTGTAGTAGCCGACTACGGGCAGATCCTGGCGCGCGAGACCTTGGCGCTGGCCCGCCTGGGGGGCGTGAACCTGCACGGCTCGCTGTTGCCCCGTTATCGCGGCGCGGCGCCCGTAGCCTGGGCCATCTTTCACGGCGATCTGGAGAGCGGCGTGACCGTCATTCACATGACGCCACAGCTCGACGCCGGGCCATGCCTGGCCCAGTTGAAAACACCGATCGGTCCGGACGAGACCTCGTTCGAGCTCGAAGCGCGCCTGGCCGCCCTGGGCGCTCCGCTAGTTTGCCAGACGATCGATCAGTTGCAGCGAGGCGAAGAAACGAACCTGCCGCAGGATCCAGCGCTGGCGACCAAGGCGCGTCGTCTGCGCAAATCGGATAGCGTCATCGACTGGAGCCGTCCGGCGCCCGCCATCAAGAATCAGGTTCGGGCGTTGGAACCTTGGCCGCGGAACTTCACCTTCTGGCACCGCGCGTCGGGCTCCCCGCTGCGGTTGATCGTGGGGCGTTGCGATGCCGTGGCGGAAAGCTCGGCCGCAACGCCCGGCACGGTGCTGGCGGTCGACACCGAGGCCGTGGAAGTCGCCACGGGCGCGGGAGTGCTGCGTATCCGCGAGTTGCAACCGGCGGGCAAGCGGATGTTGCCGGCCGCCGAATTTGCCCGGGGCTACCGTATTGGGCCCGGCGACCGGCTGGGGCCGGAGACCCCGTGA
- a CDS encoding MotA/TolQ/ExbB proton channel family protein: protein MIPQLLGLRKPQVVLVLVGLTLATCAWTSIAWGAEGEAAVAEGENFLVWVARCSGLIGAFLLVLSIYFVAKVCMLFVEIREQTAAPPDLLRETDELIHKRDFRGAYQRLKESETFFGNIVSAAIPEMPQGLTEAREVMDRAAEAETLVLEKKIGVLAVIGTLGPMIGLLGTLKGMIASFSVIAMSSVELNPSEVASGISEALLLTFEGVALSVPAIYFFSMFRNRVAAISASTSFKGDQMLRKIYQASRSKPDRPPRAPAEAT from the coding sequence GTGATACCGCAATTGCTTGGCCTGCGCAAGCCGCAGGTAGTTCTCGTGCTGGTCGGGCTGACGCTGGCCACCTGCGCCTGGACGTCGATCGCCTGGGGCGCCGAAGGCGAAGCAGCGGTGGCCGAGGGAGAAAACTTCCTCGTGTGGGTCGCACGCTGCTCGGGCCTGATCGGGGCGTTTCTCCTCGTGCTCTCGATCTATTTCGTCGCCAAGGTCTGCATGCTCTTCGTCGAGATCCGCGAACAGACCGCCGCGCCGCCAGACCTGCTGCGCGAGACGGACGAGCTGATCCATAAGCGTGACTTTCGCGGCGCCTATCAGCGGCTGAAAGAAAGCGAGACCTTTTTCGGCAACATCGTGTCAGCGGCCATTCCCGAGATGCCCCAAGGTCTCACCGAGGCCCGCGAGGTGATGGATCGTGCGGCCGAGGCCGAGACCCTCGTGCTCGAAAAGAAGATCGGCGTGTTGGCGGTGATCGGTACGCTCGGGCCGATGATCGGACTCTTGGGCACGCTCAAGGGGATGATCGCCAGCTTCAGCGTGATCGCCATGTCGAGCGTCGAGCTCAATCCGAGCGAGGTGGCCAGCGGTATTTCCGAAGCGCTGCTGCTCACGTTCGAAGGCGTGGCGCTCTCGGTGCCGGCCATCTACTTCTTCTCCATGTTCCGCAACCGCGTGGCCGCGATCTCCGCCTCGACGTCGTTCAAAGGAGATCAGATGCTGCGCAAGATTTACCAGGCCAGCCGCTCGAAACCCGATCGACCTCCCCGTGCCCCGGCGGAAGCAACCTAA
- a CDS encoding GntR family transcriptional regulator — MEFQCDPTSRVPIYRQLMDQVRQAVARGRLKPGARLPSVRQLSRELVVNPNTIARTYTELEREGVLNTRQGLGVFVAEPQDDLSASARRERLAEALDRFLTEAVHLGFSGEEVLAAVAKRIKVFQFAEAGGD, encoded by the coding sequence ATGGAATTTCAATGCGACCCGACGTCCCGCGTGCCGATCTATCGGCAGTTGATGGACCAGGTGCGCCAGGCGGTGGCGCGGGGGCGGTTGAAGCCCGGCGCGCGTTTACCCTCGGTGCGCCAATTGTCGCGCGAGCTGGTCGTCAATCCGAACACGATCGCACGCACCTACACCGAGCTCGAGCGCGAAGGGGTCCTCAACACACGGCAGGGCCTGGGCGTGTTCGTGGCCGAGCCGCAGGATGATCTGAGCGCCAGCGCGCGGCGCGAGCGACTGGCCGAGGCGCTGGATCGCTTTCTGACCGAGGCCGTTCATCTCGGCTTCAGCGGCGAAGAAGTTCTGGCTGCCGTCGCGAAGCGCATCAAAGTCTTTCAGTTTGCCGAGGCGGGTGGAGACTAG
- a CDS encoding ABC transporter ATP-binding protein has translation MRDAIVTDRLTKHYHGRRVVDSLSLRIPTGSVYGLLGRNGAGKSTAIKMLMGMVRPDSGSAALLGEDIAQLPSNARQRIAYLAEGHPLYGWMTIGQAVDFTRAFYPRWNNTLLEQILDHFELSRKQRYRRLSRGQQAQVSLALAVAPEPELLVLDDPTLGMDTVVRRDFLESLIQIIQRERRTILFSSHILGDVERVADRIGIMVGGVLRVDCRTEALRESVRKIVLEFLGTPPEMVSIPGLVSCRPVGRNLELVLVGYDDAQREAVEQLRPQSIEILDLNLEDAFIEYTRGKRRSLPLFATEIDDAPSARMEGAA, from the coding sequence ATGCGCGATGCCATCGTTACGGATCGGCTCACCAAGCACTACCACGGCCGGCGAGTCGTCGACTCGCTGTCGTTGCGCATCCCGACCGGAAGCGTGTACGGATTGCTCGGACGCAACGGCGCCGGCAAGTCGACCGCGATCAAGATGCTGATGGGCATGGTGCGGCCCGACAGCGGCTCGGCCGCCTTGCTGGGTGAGGACATCGCCCAGCTACCAAGCAACGCGCGCCAGCGCATTGCCTATCTGGCCGAAGGACACCCGCTGTACGGCTGGATGACGATCGGCCAGGCGGTCGACTTCACGCGCGCCTTCTATCCACGTTGGAACAACACTTTGCTCGAGCAGATTCTCGATCATTTCGAGCTGTCGCGCAAGCAGCGCTATCGCCGTTTGTCGCGCGGCCAGCAGGCGCAAGTCTCGCTCGCCCTGGCGGTAGCGCCCGAGCCGGAACTGCTCGTGCTCGACGATCCCACTTTGGGCATGGATACCGTCGTGCGACGTGACTTCCTCGAATCGCTCATCCAGATCATCCAGCGCGAGAGGCGGACCATTCTCTTCAGCTCGCACATTTTGGGAGACGTCGAGCGCGTGGCCGATCGCATCGGCATCATGGTCGGCGGCGTGCTGCGCGTCGATTGCCGCACCGAGGCGCTCCGCGAGTCGGTCCGCAAGATCGTGTTGGAATTCCTCGGCACGCCCCCCGAGATGGTCAGCATCCCGGGCCTGGTGAGCTGCCGCCCGGTGGGCAGAAATCTCGAGCTGGTGTTGGTCGGCTACGACGACGCGCAGCGCGAGGCGGTCGAGCAGTTGCGACCGCAATCGATCGAGATTCTCGATTTGAACCTGGAAGACGCCTTTATCGAGTACACCCGCGGCAAGCGTCGCTCGCTGCCGCTCTTTGCCACGGAGATCGACGATGCACCAAGCGCTCGTATGGAAGGAGCTGCGTGA
- a CDS encoding type II toxin-antitoxin system VapC family toxin has product MSGVFADSYYFFALLNPRDQAHAKAVAFSQRPASLVTTAWVLTELGDGLAHIASRAAFAKFVARFASRPTNRIIPPTQVLFERGVALYDARRDKSWSLTDCISFVVIREEGITMALTADHHFEQAGFIACLK; this is encoded by the coding sequence ATGAGCGGTGTCTTCGCCGACTCATACTACTTTTTCGCGCTACTTAATCCGCGCGATCAGGCTCATGCTAAGGCAGTGGCCTTTTCTCAGCGTCCCGCTTCGCTCGTGACTACCGCCTGGGTTCTGACGGAACTGGGCGACGGATTGGCTCATATCGCCAGTCGTGCCGCTTTCGCCAAGTTTGTGGCGAGGTTTGCATCACGGCCGACTAATCGAATCATCCCGCCGACACAGGTTCTCTTCGAGCGCGGCGTTGCTCTTTATGATGCACGGCGCGATAAAAGTTGGTCGCTCACCGATTGCATTTCCTTTGTCGTCATACGCGAAGAAGGAATCACCATGGCGCTGACGGCGGACCATCATTTCGAACAGGCCGGATTCATTGCCTGCTTGAAGTGA
- the gmd gene encoding GDP-mannose 4,6-dehydratase, with product MTARRAMITGITGQDGSYLAELLLSKGYDVHGLVRPASTISTSRIAHLIDGAEAHSNLHLHYGDLSDGARVAQLVLSIEPDEVYNLGAQSHVRVSFDQPIYSVTVGAVGAMALLDAVRQLSATKDVRYYQASSSEMFGKVHETPQRETTPFHPRSPYSCAKVFAHYQTVNYREAYNLFACSGILFNHESPRRGENFVTRKITRALARIRYGLQDKLFLGNLTSKRDWGYAKDYVEAMWMMLQQETPDDYVIATGECHSIADFLDIAGERAGLDWRRYVEIDPRFFRPAEVDLLLGDSTKARETIGWQPSTSFEELVQIMVDSDLALAERECQGQAMVRRHAA from the coding sequence ATGACCGCTCGCCGCGCGATGATCACCGGTATTACGGGCCAAGACGGCTCGTATTTGGCCGAACTGCTTCTGTCGAAGGGCTACGACGTACATGGTCTGGTTCGCCCGGCGAGCACGATCAGCACCTCGCGCATTGCCCATTTGATCGACGGAGCCGAGGCCCACTCGAACCTGCACCTGCACTACGGCGACCTGTCCGACGGCGCCCGTGTGGCACAACTCGTCCTGTCGATCGAGCCGGACGAAGTCTACAACCTGGGCGCGCAAAGCCACGTTCGCGTGTCGTTCGACCAGCCGATCTATTCGGTCACGGTCGGCGCGGTGGGAGCGATGGCCCTGCTCGACGCCGTGCGACAACTCAGCGCCACGAAGGACGTGCGTTACTATCAGGCCTCGTCGAGCGAGATGTTCGGCAAGGTTCACGAAACTCCGCAGCGCGAGACGACGCCGTTTCATCCGCGCAGCCCCTACTCGTGCGCCAAGGTCTTCGCGCACTACCAGACGGTCAACTACCGCGAGGCATATAACCTTTTCGCCTGCAGCGGCATTCTGTTCAATCACGAATCGCCGCGGCGCGGCGAGAACTTTGTTACCCGCAAGATCACGCGCGCCCTGGCACGCATTCGCTACGGCTTGCAAGACAAGTTGTTCCTGGGCAACCTCACGTCGAAGCGCGATTGGGGCTATGCCAAGGACTACGTCGAGGCGATGTGGATGATGCTGCAGCAGGAGACGCCCGACGATTACGTGATCGCCACGGGCGAATGCCACTCGATCGCGGACTTCCTGGATATCGCGGGAGAGCGGGCGGGACTCGATTGGCGGCGCTACGTCGAGATCGACCCGCGCTTCTTCCGCCCGGCCGAGGTGGACCTGCTGCTGGGCGATTCGACGAAGGCCCGCGAAACGATCGGCTGGCAGCCTTCGACGTCGTTCGAGGAGTTGGTACAGATCATGGTCGATAGCGACCTGGCCTTGGCCGAACGTGAATGCCAGGGACAGGCGATGGTGCGGCGCCACGCGGCTTGA
- a CDS encoding GDP-L-fucose synthase, translating into MSYLRSRRVVVTGGAGFLGRAVCDELARYSPAEIFVPRSAQYDLRQPAAIDQLFADARPDTVIHLAAVVGGIGANRDNPGKYFYDNATMGIHLIEKARTWGLGKIVVAGTICAYPKYTPVPFRENDLWSGYPEETNAAYGLAKKMLLVQAQAYRQQYGLNAVYVLPVNLYGPRDNFDLYSSHVVPALIRKALEARDAGRKWIEVWGTGSASREFLFVRDAARGICLATEKYDSPEPVNLGSGHEITIRDLVTMVCRHCRFEGEVRWETSKPDGQPRRCLDTSRAREVFGFGAEVALEQGIAETVAWYDAQRRGQGLSRAA; encoded by the coding sequence ATGAGTTACCTGCGATCGCGCCGAGTGGTCGTGACCGGGGGCGCGGGCTTTCTCGGCCGAGCCGTATGCGACGAGTTGGCACGCTACTCGCCGGCCGAGATCTTCGTGCCGCGCAGCGCGCAGTACGACCTGCGTCAGCCGGCGGCGATCGATCAACTCTTTGCCGACGCACGCCCCGATACCGTCATCCACCTGGCGGCCGTGGTGGGCGGCATCGGCGCGAATCGCGACAACCCGGGCAAGTATTTCTACGACAATGCCACGATGGGCATTCATCTCATCGAGAAGGCCCGCACCTGGGGACTGGGCAAGATCGTCGTGGCGGGCACGATTTGTGCCTATCCCAAGTACACGCCCGTTCCTTTCCGAGAGAACGATCTCTGGAGCGGCTATCCGGAAGAGACGAACGCCGCCTATGGGCTGGCCAAGAAAATGCTGCTCGTGCAGGCGCAGGCCTACCGGCAGCAGTACGGCTTGAACGCGGTCTACGTGTTGCCGGTGAACCTGTACGGTCCGCGCGATAATTTCGACTTGTATTCGAGCCACGTCGTGCCGGCGCTCATTCGCAAGGCCCTCGAGGCGCGCGACGCGGGACGCAAGTGGATCGAGGTGTGGGGCACGGGCAGCGCCTCGCGCGAGTTCCTCTTCGTGCGCGACGCCGCACGTGGTATCTGCCTGGCGACCGAGAAATACGACAGTCCCGAGCCGGTGAACCTCGGCTCGGGCCATGAAATCACAATTCGCGATCTCGTGACGATGGTGTGCCGCCATTGCCGCTTCGAGGGCGAGGTGCGCTGGGAGACGTCGAAGCCCGACGGCCAGCCGCGCCGCTGCCTCGACACGTCGCGAGCTCGCGAGGTCTTTGGCTTCGGGGCGGAAGTAGCGCTCGAACAGGGCATCGCCGAGACCGTGGCCTGGTACGACGCCCAGCGACGCGGGCAGGGTCTTTCGCGCGCCGCTTAG
- a CDS encoding biopolymer transporter ExbD — MSGAAADERYEPNLTPILDMVFQLITFFMLVTSFKAASLDVSLKLPVIGSAQPVDTTGMGDLLVLNVDSEGALRVFGEKRQDVEQYIASEAQSALNRAKSTAPQLKAGDDLPNTIVVRADRATPFHMLNRVVRACQANGFRKFHYRVANSEQET; from the coding sequence ATGAGTGGTGCGGCGGCCGATGAACGGTACGAACCGAATCTCACGCCCATCCTCGACATGGTCTTTCAGCTCATCACCTTCTTCATGCTGGTGACGAGCTTCAAGGCCGCGTCGCTGGATGTGAGCTTGAAGTTGCCGGTGATCGGGTCAGCGCAGCCAGTCGACACGACCGGCATGGGCGATTTGCTGGTGCTGAACGTCGATTCCGAAGGTGCGTTGCGCGTCTTCGGAGAAAAACGTCAGGACGTCGAGCAGTACATCGCCTCCGAAGCGCAGTCGGCCTTGAACCGCGCTAAATCGACCGCCCCCCAATTGAAAGCCGGAGACGATCTGCCAAACACGATCGTCGTGCGGGCCGATCGTGCCACGCCGTTCCACATGTTGAATCGCGTCGTGCGCGCGTGCCAGGCGAACGGCTTCCGCAAGTTCCACTATCGCGTCGCGAATAGCGAACAGGAGACCTAG